The Vigna angularis cultivar LongXiaoDou No.4 chromosome 9, ASM1680809v1, whole genome shotgun sequence DNA window TCTTGAACAACTCATTCTCAAAGATTGTCCACGTTTGAACGAAGTACACCAATCTATTGGATGTCTTTGCTATCTTACACTGCTAAATTTAAAGGACTGTACAAGGCTAAGCAATCTCCCAAAAGAGATATATGAGTTGACAACTTTGCAAACTCTCATTCTTTCTGGTTGTTCGAAAATTGACCTATTGAAAAAAGATATAATGCAAATGGAATCCTTGGTAACTCTAATTGCTGAAAATACAGTTGTGAAACAATTGCCTTTTTCAATGGTAAGTTCAAAAAGCATTGGATATATATCTTTATGTGGACTTGAGGGATTGTCACATAATCTCTTTCCTTCTATCATTCGGTCTTGGATGTCATCAACAATGAATAAGCTGTCTCATAAACATTCGTTTTGCATGGATATGGAAGATAATAGTTGGGATGATTTTGTGCCATTTCTTAGCAGTCTTGCAAATCTTCGAAGTGTTTTGGTGCAATGTGATACCGAATTTCAACTATCTAAGCAAGTAGAAACTATTCTGATTGAATATGGAGCAAATATTACAGAATCAGGAACTTCAAAGCAGCACTTCAAGTCTTCTTTGATTGGTGTTGGTAGATGCAAAGATTTCTTCAATGCTGTCAGTGATAGAATTTCTGAGGTTCTTCTCTAGCTTCCCTTTGTTCATTACCTTCTAAAAGTATCTGATTTTAATAACCAACTAACCAAGTGATTATGCTTACACTAAGTACTAGCAAAATGATTTCCACTTTCTTGATATACTAGCTTCATTAttgtttaatcattttttaactaAACATGCCCTTATTTATCTCACGATACAGGTATTTGCAAGCAGTGAGTCATGTGATATTTCTCTTCCAAGTGACAATGATCCTTATTGGTTGGCGCATAGAGGTGAAGGACATTCTGTTTCTTTCACTGTGCCTCAGAACCGTGTATTGAAGGGAATGGCTTTATGTGTTGTTTATTTATCAAATCCTGAAATTCTGACAACTGAATGTTTTAGAAGCGTCTTAATTGTTAATTACACAAAGTGCGCATTACATATGCACAACCATGGGATGGTAATTATCTTTAATGATATAGATTGGCAAGGTATAATATCAAATTTAGGATCAGGAGACAAGGTGGATATTTTTGTGATATTTGGTCATGGAGTTCTAGTCAAAAGAACAATTGTCTATCTGATATGTGGTGAATCAAATGACATACAAAAGGAGCCTGCGACAAAGAAAAATTCCCTCACTagatttataaagaaaaaggaaaagtgaaTTTTGGTAAGTCATTATCTTCTTTTGAGAAGAGCAGGATCCCTTAAGTTATGGAATTAATCCGTGTGTCCttgattgtaatttattttttctcaaactttccTTGTGTTTCTTTCAGTTAAGAAATTCATCTTTGTTTTACTCTGTTTCTCGCTCTTCGCATTGTGCTTCCTTGGTTTTATTTGAGGTGTTTgaaacttttcttttcaaaatgtttttcgTAGGAATAAACTTACATTTAAGagttatcaaataaataattattaagagTTATAATGTTTATTGTATTGGGAGAGGAAGAATAAGTTACTTTGTTATGTTTTACCATTATTAtggtatattattttaataattaggaGCATTATAGTAAGTAGATGAAAGACCTAATGTTAGTATCCtataaattgtaaggtttatgagaGATGAAAACACACTAGAAGTATATTCAAAAATATCTAAGTGAGTGTCATTTTCTAATACATTGGCATCTGAGATGACTCAGTGTCTAAGTCAGAAAGAGATAGTGGGAGAGAGATGGCCAGCCTAGCATACAGTATGTCTCTGTTTCGGTTGACAAAGAAAGTCAACTTTGACAATTGGAGTGTGCAAATGAGAATCCTTCTTGAATCCCAAGACGTTTGGGATGTTGTAGCGAATGACTATGAAGAGCCCATGGTAGATGTATGGCAGACAGTGGCCCCACTTGTCGCATTAAGAAAATCATGAGTGAACGATCAATCAGCTCTGTACATACTATATCGAGTTGTTGATGAGTCTGGCTTTGAGAAGATAGTGAATGTTAAATCTTCAAAACAAGCGTGATGGTTTTTTTAGAAAGTTTACAAAGGCAATAACTGTGTAAAGCAAGTTAGACTTCAAACTCTCATACGTAAGTTTGAGAGTCCGAGAATGAAGAGTAGAGAACAAACGGTCGAGTATATATCTCGACTAGAGGCTATATCAAATCAACTTGGAAGAAATGAAGAGGAGTTGCCTGCTAGCTGTATTGTGGAGAAGATCCTAAGGTCACGGACTAAGGACTTTGAGAATATTGTGTGTTCAATTGAGGAGTCTAAGGACTTGACCATGCTCTTGGTTTAAGGGTTTGTTGGGTCTTTAGATTCATATGAGCAGCGAAGGAGAACGTTGTTTGAGCCACTTTATAAGGTACTTTAGGTAAAACTTGACCTGAAGGAAGTGCTCGGAACACTCGAGGTCAAGGTGTTCCTAGAGCAAGAGGTCGTGGACAAGGAGGTCGTGGCCAAGGTGATCATGAAGACAAAGATGAACAAATGGGGCAACAAAACTGGAGAGGTAGTGGAAAAGCGAGAGGTCAAAGAGGTCAATCTATTAATTCTAGAGTAGAATGCtataaatttagtaaaatggTCATTATGCCAGTGACTATAGGTCGGCCAAGTGTTATAATTGTGGTAAGGTTAGCCACATAGCAAAATAATGTtgagttgaaaagaaaaaggaaacaaatttcCTTACTAAGGACGCTAATAAAGAGATTGGGATTCTAATGATGTCAAGAACCCCAAAAATTGAACTATCGAGTTGTAAGATCGGGCTGCCAAGTTGGAGTACGGAACTCATTCCGAGTTACTTGATATTTAGGAGTATGGAAGTCGAGgtgaatataaacaaaatagCAGATGTCAAGTTAAAGTCGAGCTGTTCAAACAACTTGGTTTGGTATCTGGATACCGAGGCTAGTAATCACATGTGCGATGATGAAAGCATGTTTAGAGAGCTCATTAAAGTGGATGTCGAACATGTTTCTTTTGGAGATAATTCAATGGTAGCCGTAAAGGGGAAATGTAAAATTCGATATCTTCAAAAGGATGGTCGATTCGGTGAAATGTGAGACGTGTACTATGTACCCGATCTTAAGAGTAATATTCTAAGCATAGGATAATTAATGGAAAAGGGAAACTCAGTTCTGATGAAGGACTGAGTAATGTACTTGAAGGATAAATTCGATCGCTTGATAGCCCgagttgaaatgaaaaaaaaaaaacaaaatgtacaAGATGGAGCTAAATATAGTATAGGAGAAATGTTTGAAGATGGATGTGAGAGAAGAAGTTGTGATGTGTCATTTTCACTTTGGGCACTTAAATTTTGGAGGATTGATCAGGCTGTTAAAGAAGTAGTTGTGCATGGACTACCAAATATAGAGTTTAAAAAGAAGTTTTGTGAAGACTGTATACTCAAAAAGCATCCAAGAACAGAATTTTTGAAGACTGTTTAGTACCAAGCAAAGACACAACTCGATTTAATTCACACCGACCTATGTGAACCATTCATCTCTGAGTCTTTTAGTGGCAAGAAATATTTTATCTCGTTCGTGGATGACTTTTCACGGAAGACGAAGATATATTTCTTACGAGAAAAATCCAAGGTGTTCGTGGTGTTTAAAAAGTTCAGGACGATGGTTGAGAAGTAGACTAGGAAGCCAATAAAAGTTGTTTGATCTGATAAAGGAGGTGAGTTCATATTAGGAGAATTCATGGAATATTGTGAGGTACACAGAATAAAGTGTTTCTTAACAACTACATACTCACCGCAACAAAACGGTGTAGTAGAAAGGAAGAATCGAACCATTCTCAACATGGTCTGAACCATCCTCAGAAGTAAGAACATGCCAGAGAAATTCTAGGTAGAAGCAGTTAAATGTGTTGTTTATGTCAAAAATAGATGCTCACATGCAAAGCTAGAAATGAGGACACCCCAAGAAGCTTGGAGCAGGAGGAAACCATGTGTTAAGCACCTTAAAGTATTTGGCAGCGTGTCCTATGGTCATATTCTAGCAACATAGAGAACTAAACTTGGAGACAAGAGTAAGAAATACGTGTTTATTGGGTATGACGAAAAGACCAAAGCATATAAGTTATACAACTCAATAACTAAGAAAGTTATGGTAAATTGAGATGTGCACCTTAATGAATAGAATGAATGGAGTTGGGATCACATGAAGGAAAAGTTAGGTGTAAGCACAAAACCTGGAAAAGAGAGTCTGACAGTTGAAGATAGGAGCTCGACCAATGTAAACAAGAGCTCGACCAACGTGAATGGGAGCTCGACAGGTGAAAATGGAGGCTTGAAAGAAGTCAAGGATGATGAAAATACTAATGAAGATGAACCTTTTCCACACGTATAAATTTAATCCTCTTCACCATAGATTCTTCCATATTCAATCTTCAGCACCCACATCCACTCATAGAtattagcaaaaaaaaaatagatagaagaaagagagaaacaatAGTTGGTGAGTCGGAGTTTTGATTGGACACACGATATGATGGTGGCAAAGTAAGCGATAGCATTGGGTAACGTAACTCTGTTTCGTGGGGAAGTCATGTGCTCTTCGTTTGCAAACACCAACGACGGTCTCGAACACGAGTTCTACCGTGGTGCCGAATCTAGTTGCTAGTCGAAGGCGCGACAACATATAGTTTTGGATACATATAGGGGTCTCGCACATtaaggaaaaaagaagaaagagatgtGTTACCAGATGATAAAAAAAGGAGGCGAgaacaagaaaaggaaaagaggaGAATGAAGATTAAGGATTTGGAAACCCTCTctttacaaataaaaagaaataagaaaatattttctatacaaGTTATAGTTAGAATCGGTATAgaatgttttcttatttattacaaaaatatcaccgTATACACAACTTATAATTAGAACTAGTATATaaagttttcttatttgttacaaaaatattacTACGTATTGATTATAACtaaaactagtataaaaaattttattcttaattacaAAAACTTACCTCATTcactttttatatctttataacTACaaccatataaaaatattatcttatttacaATTATGTTATTGGGTcacatgttttatatatatatatatatatatatatatatatatatatatatatatatatatatgatggaTAATATCCAGTATAAATAGCCACTGTAACACtaattatactaatattataaagggttaaatatgtttttaatccctaAACTAttaagcgaatttgtttttaatccctctttcaaactaagctacattttgatcattctccttaaggaaaccataattttttgtcctccaaaactaacgaCGTTAAAAATAagctgaggtggctaacggtggtgtgacacgtttttttttctgacaccaattaatctttctcatctcttttccctccctctccctccgACTCTACCATAGCCACCTCCGGCGCCACCTTAAACATCTCTGGCGCCACCATCAACCATGAAACCCCCATGTGCAACCACCCTCCACCACGCTCACCTCCATAGCCAACGTAAAACCTCCATCTCCACTACCCAGAAAACCCCCAAATCGCGTATCTGTTCATCTCCTCCCACCACCATAGAGACCTAaatcagaaaactaaaaccacCCAAACCTTCATCAGCGCAACGCCGCCCCACCCACCCACCGCCTCCTCAGCCACCGCTTCCTCAGCCACCATCGACCCTCCCCTCCCTTCCGGATCTCCTCCTCACAGCTCTATCTGTATCCTTCCTCGTCTCCTCCTCCAAGCCCAACACCGCTTCCACCTGTTGCCCCTTCTCGTTCTGCTTCCTCAAATTCCTCGCCATGTTCCTCACCGCAACACCTTCCAAAAATACCACCACACCCATTGCCCTCAACACCCTACCCCCGAGCCCCCACAACTTCGCGTCTCCCCAATCCCTCTCTGATTGGATCAAACCCCGCCTCCCCTCCAAGTCCTTCACCTCGTTGGGCGTCAAGCCCGACACCAAAAACGTGCACAACCTCTGGCTCAAACTCTCCCAGGGAGAAACCTCCCTCGCCGATTCCAGTCCACCGATTCGGATAGTCCATGTCGTCCTCGTCTGTGTCACCGCCAAATACGGAAAGGTCCCCATCGAGTCGAACCAGGAGTTGTCTGATGGCAACATCCGGAAGCGCGACAGGCCCTTGTCGAAGAAGATGAAGCCCAACGAGGACCCCGAGTCCGTCGCCGTCAGAGGCATTTTCGAAGAGCTTGGCTCTGCGATTGTTGGTGCAGGACCCAATCCCGAAATCGCTGACATTGCACCATCGATCCCAATTCGTATGAGATGCGGGTCGAGGAGCGCGATTCGGGTTCGTACCCGGGTTTGCCCAGTTAGGTGTTTTGTTGTTTCCTTCTTGAATGCCAATTACTTCATTTTGTTCAAATGAATTCAAAAATAGGAGTGGTAATCAAATAATGGGTTGAATGAGTTGTTGTTAAGCTGTAGCTAATGAATTCAACTTGTGTTGGTATTTGTGATGCGGAAGGGAGGGGAGGGTCGTCGGTGGCTGAGGAGGTGGTGGGAACATCCATGGTGGGGGAATGGGGTTGTGGTGGAACGGGAGAAAATCTGGGAAGATtgatgtcagaaaaaaaaaatgatgtgacACTCCACCGTCAGCCAGCTCAGTATTTTTTTAACgctgttagttttggaggaaaaaaattataatttccttAAAGAGAAGGACCAAAATGTAGCTTAatttgaaagagagactaaaaacaaattcgcttgatagtttaggaactagaagcatatttaaccctattataaaatagtaatacaaaataattatataaaagataaataatataaataataatataataaatctaTTGTGAAATATGTTTTGACAATTATTACACTGTATATACAGCATAAAGATACCAAATTAAGAAACAGACAAATACCTATCATCTATATTAACATTGTCTTTCTCATGGCTATTACCTTAGTATCAactaaaattttctaaattagcGTTACTCCctaaacaataaatttcagaaattaaatttttaaagtttcaaaagtaaatttttataaatttaaaaattaaagtcaaactTCACactaaatttaaagtaaaaaacatAGTTAATTGCATATCTATAACATTTAAATCTTTCCCATTTCCTGAGAAATGCTGGGCCACAATTTCAGGTGCAGAGTAATCTGCTTGGTCCATGACCCTGAACAACTGGAAATGGTTTTCCCGTTTcctagaagaaaataaagaaaaactattaaaaaaatataatgatttatttactagtgtaaaataaagaaaatatttattattcaaataaaaaagaaatattttaataaatagcaTTAACAAGAATCAAACTTGTATATTTGGGACAGCTATATATCTGTCTTTCCCaagttcaatatttttttcttttgaaattgtttatcACTTTACTAAACATATTGTGTTAGCATaactttacaaaaatttaaGTGCAAATACTTTCAACTTATTAATAGTGTTGCtgaatgaaaattaatatttaaggtCAATATACTTAAATACTTAATACACGGTAATTTAACTTAAATACTTTAATActattacattataattttaatgcagagtaaaatcctaaataaaatacttaaaatatatttcaatcctataatttctcaattaattttaaatattgggAAAATGCATGTGTCTGTCTCCAGTTTTAATGATAacgaaagataaaaatataattaaatttttttataaattataatgaaattaattaaaaaatattactaaaattattaaagttgtaaaaaattgtataataaaaatatttatactaaatGTTTATGGAACTCTTAAATGTTTATACTAAAGAACttaattgttaattttgttaattacggtaaaaaaaaaaagtcatatttTCAGTCGTACATTTAATGTACACATAGTACATACATtcaaaaaatagtataaatttcATTAATCTCTAAATTTCAGGAGATTATAGTTTCCTGCATCTTAATTATgtggataaaaaaatatatgaaaaccgaaaaattgaattttctgctataaattacaaataaaacaaaatccattttctttaataattataagaaGTAGGTTAAAACCCATGTCAGTAAAATACGATTTTCAatgtaacttttatttattgcaCAGTGATATATTGGGAAACTCAATTTcaagttttaagaaaattggAAGGAATGAAAGAGCCATGAAGGAAAATGGTGAGGTGGCATATTCATATTAAAGTATATAGGAAGAACATAGACCACGTGATTGTTTTCTGTGCAACCAATGCATGTTAGTTATATCTGAGGCAAACATGAACAGAGAGAGAACCTTCACCAACTTTCTCCTGAACCTGAAGGCTTATATAATTCTACTAAGtctgaaaagaaaaatgcaGACAATAGAGTGTGAGAGAGATTGAGTTTGAGGTTTTgcattttattacaattttagttAGCTCTCTAATTTGAGAGAATAAAGTTAAAGCTAGTTAGCAAAAAGAAAAGGTTGGTTCAGTTTGTTGCAAAAGTTTTCATTTCAATCATTTCAAAAGAGTTTCCATCATCTGCTGAAGCTATCTCAGATAGATAGCAGAAAAGTTTGTAAATGAAAGTGATCTTTTCTGCATATAAATCACTTGCATGCTGTGTTTTCTCTTTGATTTAGTAATAGAAAAGCATCCAAATGCAGGATTTACACCTGTATAAACtgtgtttatgtttttatgtctgtcattatgtttctcttttaattttatgaatacaGTGTTGGGACTTTAAAGTAAAaccataacttttattttataggaATTCCttcatgttttttatatgtGGCTTGTCTTGTAATCATTGCAGAaagtgttaatatttttaatttttatatttattatagtttGAGAATAATGTCCATATGGTGACTTCCATTGTTCATGAAACTTACTATTCAGTTGTTTTCTGTTTAAATGTGTAAGGATTTGGTTTTCTGATGGAAATCGAGAATGATAACAGCTTCACACAACAGACTGCAAGGCCAAAATATGATTGTCTTCTATTTGGTAAGCTTTGTAATGAGTACACTGTACAGAAAAATTCCACATTTGTGCATTCTGCTATATaataacttatattattttGCAGATTTAGATGATACTTTGTATCCTCTCAATTCTGGTCTTGCACTTGCAATTCATCAAAACATCAAGGGTAAGTGCTGTTATAGTATTTTCATGGTGTTATATAGTATTTTCATTATTAGTTGCTGCTGATTTTTTGCATGGTTGATCTTTAGATTACATGGTGGAGAAACTCGGCATAGAACCAAGTAAAACTGATGAAATGACCAATCTTCTTTACAGTAACTATGGAACTACTCTTGCTGGTTTAAGGGTGTGATTTTCTCTAATTGTTTGCtaattatcattttatgataaataagtTTTAGTTGTTAAATTCTGAAAATACTGGTAATTTATTTACTCCCATGCATTTCATTTTCTATTCAGGCAATTGGATATGACTTTGATTATGAAGAATATTACAGGTAGTGTTGCATCTTTCTTTTCGTCCACATCACTTTGAAATGACTAATGAGtgtttcttttttcaatatGCCTGAGTCTGTTTAATCTGAAATGGTGATATTTGACTCTTAAAAATTTTGTTGACAGTTTTGTTCATGGAAAATTGCCGTATGAAAACTTAAAGCCAGATCCAGTTCTGAGGAATCTCCTACTGAGTCTTCCTTATAGGAAGCTTGTAAGTTGtttataacaaaaatgaaaGCAGTACAATTGCAAAAAAACATCATGACATTcgaaaaatatacatttattagaaattttattatatattataatattaattatgtcaaactatattttctttcaaatatatcaggaaaatatcttatatatatatatatatatatatatatatatatatatagagagagagagagagagagagagagatattAGATTGTCAAATAGTGGTTCTAAAATTTACaagttatatttttagtttctaaaatgatcacagattttttttgttttttgtcttGATGAATAGTATGTTCCCTCATATAGTACTATATTTAATCTCTCACTCTTGTGTTTGAACACTTGTTTTTGTGAATAATAGATTTTTACAAACTCAGACAAAGTCCATACGATTAAGGCACTGGAAAGACTTGGATTGGAAGATTGTTTTGAAGGAATCATATGCTTTGAGACTCTCAATCCCATCCACAGAGGTACTGTGTATGATGATGAAGAGAACAAAGGTTCAATGGCAACTGATCCAACACCAAAAACAGCTCTAAAATGCTCAGAAATCTTTGACATCATTCAACATTTTGCTGAACCTGATCCCACTGCAGAGCTTCCAAGCACACCAGTTATCTGCAAACCATCAGAACATGCCATTGAATTGGCTCTCAAGAAAGCCAACATTAACCCAAAAAGAACAGTAAGAAAAAACAACCTCAATTCTGTTAACTTTCACAAATAACTATAggtttaatgtttatttgtaaCATCTCactttttgattttattatctctaaaaaacaatattagtaGTTCGtgtctttaatttaatttgatagtTTGATAATGAGTAAAACAGattcaacaaataattaaaatagattttaatatgattttgatattaagttaattttagtttaattttataaaacttgtttataaGATTTGATTTCGGACCACttttatatatgtacatatatattataatttatttttatctttataaaattttcaatataatttcactactagaacaatataaaaaatgtacaatTGAGAAAAAATGCATCaatcagaaaaggaaaatagaaaaattagtATCCAAAAGAGCTTTAGCATCTGCTTATGTTTATGGAGTGACTTATTTAACTtcttatcatattatataacCTGTAAATCTATTACTTTCAttcctataaatataaattaagtgtTGATAAATTTTTGGCAGTTCaagaattatttttcttaaagcTTTTAAGGTTGGAATACATTTGATACGGTTCTTTGCTACATTCAGTTGTTCTTCGAGGATAGTGTCCGCAACATACAAGCTGGAAAACGAGTGGGTCTTCACACTGTGCTGGTATGTCAATGTTGGGAACTTTGTGTAGTAGAAACTCACTATTTTTTAGGAATTACTTATCGCTTTATAAGTTTGATAgaatactatttttaatttttttttattagacaaatttttggtaatttcaaattttatccCAATTGATATATTGACACCTTTCAAAAGATTTATCAACTGGATAACCTTTTGAATCTGTATTTCCTTTTGAATTAACATGTTACCCCTTTTGATTCAAAGAAGCAACAAAGCAAATATAGGCTCAAgttagtatatttattaaattttggttttaaataacattaaaaatttataaaaatcacctatttttatgtattttatatttaatttaagagaGAGATTAAAgattgtaaattaaaaaaaaatgaaagtgtgATAATATATTTTCCTTAATATTTAAGTAGTTGAGGTTCTAAAATGTGATTGGTTGGTACATCCAGGTTGGTAAATCCCAGAGAGTTAAAGGTGCTGACTATGTCATGCAGAGCATTCACAACCTTAGGGAGACAGTACCTCAATTATGGGAAACTGAAATAACAGCACAAGTTATTGCATCTCCTGGGACTCAGAAGCTTGCAGTGGAAACAACACTTATAGTTTGAGACATGCAAGAATGACAGTTTCTATTATCATCAATAAATTTAAGGATCAATTACAATTTTTAGTTCTGACTTTTGAG harbors:
- the LOC108347038 gene encoding uncharacterized protein LOC108347038 translates to MEIENDNSFTQQTARPKYDCLLFDLDDTLYPLNSGLALAIHQNIKDYMVEKLGIEPSKTDEMTNLLYSNYGTTLAGLRAIGYDFDYEEYYSFVHGKLPYENLKPDPVLRNLLLSLPYRKLIFTNSDKVHTIKALERLGLEDCFEGIICFETLNPIHRGTVYDDEENKGSMATDPTPKTALKCSEIFDIIQHFAEPDPTAELPSTPVICKPSEHAIELALKKANINPKRTLFFEDSVRNIQAGKRVGLHTVLVGKSQRVKGADYVMQSIHNLRETVPQLWETEITAQVIASPGTQKLAVETTLIV